Proteins encoded by one window of Lathyrus oleraceus cultivar Zhongwan6 chromosome 1, CAAS_Psat_ZW6_1.0, whole genome shotgun sequence:
- the LOC127130237 gene encoding dehydration-responsive element-binding protein 1A, with the protein MDRFTTNNSCSSYDMSFPNSESSQWISISNEEFRLAATTPKKRAGRKKFKETRHPIYRGVRRRNNDKWVCEMREPNKKTKIWLGTFPTVEMAARAHDVAAMALRGRYACLNFADSTWRLPKPATTQAKDIQKAATEAAEAFRPEKTLTTNDIDKILTINDVDIETGVAASATVEQILDCMELEEEGVMSMPEMWRNMALMSPTHSFEYQDEYQYIDVQDYQDQEISLWTF; encoded by the coding sequence ATGGATAGGTTTACTACAAACAACTCTTGTTCTTCCTATGACATGTCATTCCCGAATTCAGAGAGCTCTCAGTGGATATCAATTTCCAATGAGGAGTTTCGCTTAGCTGCGACAACCCCGAAGAAGCGTGCAGGCAGGAAGAAGTTCAAGGAGACTCGCCATCCGATATATAGAGGTGTGAGGAGAAGAAACAATGATAAATGGGTATGTGAAATGAGAGAACCTAACAAGAAAACTAAGATTTGGCTAGGAACTTTTCCAACTGTCGAGATGGCTGCCCGAGCACACGATGTTGCTGCAATGGCATTAAGGGGCCGCTACGCCTGTCTCAATTTTGCAGACTCAACATGGCGGCTCCCTAAACCCGCCACCACTCAGGCAAAAGATATACAAAAGGCAGCTACAGAGGCCGCCGAGGCTTTCAGACCAGAAAAGACTTTAACAACTAACGACATTGACAAGATTTTAACGATTAATGACGTCGACATTGAAACTGGTGTAGCTGCCTCCGCCACAGTGGAACAGATTTTGGATTGCATGGAATTGGAAGAAGAGGGAGTGATGAGCATGCCAGAGATGTGGAGGAATATGGCACTAATGTCTCCAACACATAGTTTTGAATATCAAGATGAGTATCAATATATTGATGTACAAGACTATCAAGATCAAGAGATATCACTATGGACTTTTTAG